The Chitinophaga pinensis DSM 2588 region TATCTTGGGTCAAATGCTTGTCTGTCGTAATTGGATCTGATAGAGCCGAGTGAATACCGGATATCATTTTCCAGGAATACTGCTTTCACGGCGGGATCGAAGTTAACGATCTGCCGGTACGCCGTGTCAATGGTCGCACGTTGTACTTTTACCAGTTCTTCAAACTCCGCATCACGGGAAAGTTTATCTGTGAGGTCCTCTTTTGATATGGTTTTGCTATCTCCGAAATCATGAAACAATCCAAATCCGAGGAGGCTAACGGTGAACAAAAATATTCCGCCAAGGAATAAGAATTGTTCCCTTCGTTCTTTTACGCTAAGTTTTATCATCGTTCGTTCTTGTGTATCTGTCACAATTATTTCACGACTCAAAATTGAGGATAAATCAATTCATGGGATATCCCCAAATGTGGGAGTATCGGTCACCGGTAGCGGTGTGAATAAGGATTTTAACATATATGATCCTTATAAAATGACCACAGACAGTCATCATCATAATGATCGTCATTGCTCATAGAGAAATAGCAGTGTAGCTTTAAGAAAAACCGATGATGAGAAAAATAGCCTATCTGATCATCTTAATGATGATGTACGCCAACGCCGGCCGGGCCGCAGAAAAGATGTACTGGTTACCGGCTGATTGCTCGCAAAATCGTCAGCAACTATTCAGTTATTTTAAGCAGGCGGCTTTATTAGGGTTGGAACAACGGGACTATGCTTTTGCCCTGGTACAGCAACTGCAATCTGGTTATATGCCGACAGACTCTCTCATGACAGACAGGGCGCTCACTCAGGCGGCAATTGCATTTTTTACGGATGTAGCCTATGGCCCTGCAATCACACGCATTGGATATGATGGTCTGAAATACGTGCCGGATTGCCTTGATATCCCCACTCTTCTTTATAGCGCCCTTGCTAATAACAACTTTAACAAATTGCTGGAAAAAGTAGAACCTTCGGCACCACAATACAATGCCTTAAAAAGTATGATTGCATTTTATAATGACAGATTACAGCGGCAGGATTATCACCCTGTAAAAATCACCTCCGAAACAGCCGATAGCAGCAATCATCCATTGATAGATAAATTATACCAGCTTGGCTTCCTCGATGCGCCTGACTATACTGCGCATGAAGACACCCTTCGCATAAAGATAAGAGCGGCTGAATATATGTTCGAATTCCTGGAAGATGGAGCATTGAGACAAGGTGTAATCGAGGAGTTAAATGTTTCACTGGAGAAAAGGCTGTCCGAACTCAAACATGCCATAAACACCTTCCGCTGGTTAAACTGTTTGCGGAAATACCAGTATGTAGTGG contains the following coding sequences:
- a CDS encoding type VI secretion system transmembrane protein TssO; this encodes MIKLSVKERREQFLFLGGIFLFTVSLLGFGLFHDFGDSKTISKEDLTDKLSRDAEFEELVKVQRATIDTAYRQIVNFDPAVKAVFLENDIRYSLGSIRSNYDRQAFDPRYKSFLQVSLLYNTFFFNRRELKGNINDIDNLRKTLEDCKLSTRQLKESIGTQGNH
- a CDS encoding murein L,D-transpeptidase, giving the protein MMRKIAYLIILMMMYANAGRAAEKMYWLPADCSQNRQQLFSYFKQAALLGLEQRDYAFALVQQLQSGYMPTDSLMTDRALTQAAIAFFTDVAYGPAITRIGYDGLKYVPDCLDIPTLLYSALANNNFNKLLEKVEPSAPQYNALKSMIAFYNDRLQRQDYHPVKITSETADSSNHPLIDKLYQLGFLDAPDYTAHEDTLRIKIRAAEYMFEFLEDGALRQGVIEELNVSLEKRLSELKHAINTFRWLNCLRKYQYVVVVDIPAAELFVYLGDSTMLNSRVIVGKAKTPSSPLASRIDEVILFPYWTVPHNIAVKELLPGIKGAPSIYLEAGNYQVLDKSGRILDPQSINWNTLNKHNFPYTLRQMFGCDNSLGIIKLNFFNPYSTYLHDTPARSYFMFNSRYFSHGCIRVEDAIPLAKLLVPAEAPRIDSLSRMKTPPAGSPITIPMKPGIPVIILYEVAWPDANGKVRFFEDVYEKFK